One Alligator mississippiensis isolate rAllMis1 chromosome 1, rAllMis1, whole genome shotgun sequence genomic window carries:
- the LOC132247665 gene encoding uncharacterized protein LOC132247665, producing the protein MATRMGSGEGTLELELVKNCPWCSGKCQVENFMELEAHIAYHQAGGTGERFISGRLSLKGEEGASEDGALREREVYLHPTAFGCIMGDERVLFRPLDTVSLARVNLAGAVNPTLTRECARCLRCAWESEEPVPIDRFAPFMLASRLRGCELPSKLHEDLETEERATDERVAPQYDKGGVLTATFRTVTDLMQKNLSLKAQLRMAFQAVKEAAAKKNPETPRQDGAEQDGDRVEELEEKGGASEEPARVRLATPPTDAASLPATPPTNAASLPATTPSCRRKGESSGGVHPPLLPEVITAMTPAVVVQPVTTSTPERAARPVTTINPVTDAQDAATSHIHAWTELQELYRESEIESDEAIVSWLELMSIEFELD; encoded by the coding sequence atggcgacaaggatgggatcaggggaaggcacgctggagctagaattagttaagaactgcccttggtgcagtggaaaatgccaagtagaaaactttatggaactggaggcgcatatcgcttaccaccaggcgggcggaacaggtgagaggtttatcagcggacgcctttcgctgaagggagaagagggagcttccgaagacggagccctgagagagagggaagtgtatctgcaccccacggcattcgggtgtataatgggtgatgagcgggtcctgttcaggcccctcgacactgtgtccctcgccagagtcaacctggCGGGTGCGGTGAACccaaccctcacccgggagtgtgcccgttgcctaagatgtgcttgggagagcgaagaaccggtgccgatcgaccggttcgccccctttatgctggcatctagattaaggggttgcgagcttccatccaagctccacgaagatctggagacggaggaacgcgccacggatgagagggtggccccacaatacgacaaggggggagtgctaactgcaacttttcgcactgtaaccgatttgatgcagaagaatttaagtttgaaagcccagctgcgtatggcctttcaagcggtcaaagaagcggctgcaaaaaagaatcctgaaacgccacgacaagatggcgctgagcaagatggagaccgcgtggaagaactggaagagaagggtggagcttcggaggaacccgcgagagttcggctgGCGACTccacccaccgacgcagcgtcgcttccggcgaccccgcccaccaacgcagcgtcgcttccggcaaccacgccttcatgccgacggaagggagaatcgagcggaggagtgcatccgcccctcctgcctgaagtaataacagcaatgactcccgcagtagtagttcagcctgtaacaacatcgactcccgaaagagcagctcgTCCTGTAAcaacgatcaacccagtgactgatgcacaagatgccgcCACCAGTCACATTCATGCTTGGACGGAGTTACAGGAGCTGTACAGAGAATCTGAAATTGAatctgacgaggctatagtctcatggctggaactcatgtccattGAGTTTGAGCTTGACTAA